A window of Rhododendron vialii isolate Sample 1 chromosome 11a, ASM3025357v1 genomic DNA:
TATTGCAGAAATTCTTGTTTGATGTGAATCATTCTTTAGGCTGTGTTCAGCTGTTCTCATACTGTTATTTTGTAGAATTTTCTCAAGGGTATGGTAAATGATAGGGAAACCAAAGAAATATAAAGGTCACTTAAATTTATCCTCTatcttttcctttccctccaTAAATCCCTTAGAACACCTACAATATCATACATGTACTTGGTTGTCTAACTTGTCTGTAAGAAATCCTCTCCAGGACTTGATAGTTCTTTTCTTCCCCCCTAAAATGACTTAACTGTTCCTGCACTTGGACAATGATCCTGGGCATTTCTTGGTATATAATTATGGTACTTACCGCATTTCTTCCGAAAAGCCGTATTTTTAGCTTGGGTGTTGTTTTCCTGCTCTGTATAGATGTCTATATAAAACAGGTCCTTCGTTTGTTGCTGACAACTTCTTCATTGCAggaatagaaaatgaaaaatctgcCCTCATGCCCCGggtaaaatttgagaaaaagttTGGACAGTCGCCAGTTTTCGTTGCTTCGACACTTCTAGAGGAAGGGGGAGTTCCATGTGGAACAACTTCTGCGTCACTCTTGAAAGAAGCTATTCATGTTATTAGCTGTGGTTACGAGGATAAAACGGAGTGGGGAAAAGAGGTATATTACAGCTACAAAGTTCTGGagctttttggtttggtatctttGGTTGCTGTTTAAGAATCTGTTTGCCAGTAcccttttaagaaaataattcttTTGGCTGACTGATTTCTCATTTCACTACTTGTTTTCAAGGAATTTTGTTGAGAAGAATCCTTTTGAGAATCAAATTCTCGAAAATCATTTCTAAGAAAAAATTACAATGGGAAAACAGTCAAAACACGAGTCATTTAtgtttcaaaatcaatttcttgaAATGGTTTAGGATTACTTATGTAGCATGGACACGGACGCGTTCCAAAAGAAATAGGGACACGGACACGGTGGGGGACACggcaaaaataaaccaataactatatatataaatatatcatAAATGTATGCACCAACAGTTTATATATAGAGatgtaaacaatttttttacaGTTAGAgatatatacaatttttttattaacaacATGTTAACCCCtgaaataagtaaaaaaaaaaatttacacttCTTCCCCTGAACGTGTCCTAGCTGTGTCCCCCTCCAAAAGTTAATTTAATTTAAGGGTGTCCCCATACGTGTCCCTCGTGTGTCCCCGTGTCCCATATGCGGACATGGCGACCTCTAGGAGTGTCGGTGGTGCTTCATAGAGGATTACTGTCCCTGAAAACAATGAACAATATGGGGTGTGCACCTTTCATTTAATTTGAGTTTGATGAATGTATCCTCAATTTTCATTATTAACCAGGTTGGGTGGATTTATGGATCGGTTACCGAGGATATTTTAACTGGATTCAAGATGCATTGCCACGGCTGGCGATCAGTGTATTGCATTCCAAAAAGGCCAGCATTTAAGGGATCAGCTCCCATCAACCTTTCAGATCGTCTGCACCAGGTACTTCGGTGGGCCCTGGGTTCCGTTGAGATTTTCTTTAGCAGGCACTGTCCAATCTGGTATGGTTATGGGTGTGGTCTGAAGCCGCTGGAGCGATTTTCATATATCAACTCCGTTGTTTATCCTTTGACATCCATTCCCTTGATTGCTTACTGTACCTTACCGGCTGTCTGTCTTCTTACTGGAAAGTTCATTGTTCCTGAGGTAACCCACTGTCTCCAACTTACTATATTGTTATTGGGAGAAAACAGAACCTACACATTTTTGAGGACCATAATTGGATAATGTTACTGCTAGTTGAAGCTGTAGTTCGGTAATTTTGCTGTGGTCTTCGACCCATCTGTTGTGGCCATAGCTTATAGCAATTTTAATTCTGGCGTAGCTTTTAAGTGCAAGTGAATTTGCAGAATGGCATTTAGCATTTAAGTGCCGAATCTTTTTTTCATGCCTACAACGTTGTAAATTCACttgaataaatacaaacaaAGAAGTGATGGGATgagaaaaagagagtgtgaaaatcaattaccctAGGAATTCCAACCTTGGAATGTGGACACTAGTAGTAGTAGTCTAGTAGAAATATGATAGTTTGATTTACCCCGTAGGCCATGTGTGATCACACACTCAATTTCTCTAGAAATTCAACGAGACCAGAACCTAAACCCCATCCAGAGCTGATTTGCCAAACAATCTCTTTGTTTCTTATCTACAGATTAGCAACTATGCCAGCATTGTGTTTATGGCCCTCTTCCTATCAATTGCTGCAACGAGTATTCTAGAGATGCAATGGGGAGGCGTTAGCATAGATGACTGGTGGAGGAACGAGCAGTTCTGGGTGATTGGTGGCGTTTCTTCCCACTTATTTGCCCTCTTCCAAGGCCTTCTCAAGGTCTTGGCAGGCGTCAACACAAACTTCACTGTTACATCCAAAGGTGGAGATGATGGTGATTTTGCAGAGCTCTATCTTTTCAAGTGGACGTCCTTGTTGATACCTCCAATGACTCTTTTGGTCATCAACATAATCGGGATAATTGTCGGGATTTCGGATGCCATCAACAACGGTTACGAGACGTGGGGACCGCTGTTTGGAAGGTTGTTCTTTGCTCTTTGGGTGATTGTACATCTCTACCCTTTCCTCAAAGGTGTGATGGGGAAACAGGCCGGAGTTCCTACAATCATCGTGGTGTGGTCGATTCTCTTGGCCTCTATTTTCTCGCTTTTATGGGTCCGGATCAACCCTTTTTTAGCAAAAGGTGGCATTGTATTGGAAGTTTGTGGGTTGAATTGCAACTAAAAGGATGCACAAATAGAAGCTTGTACACATCTGTGAGAATTACAGAGAAGGGCTGCATATCTGGTAAAAGATTTCCTATTCCCTCAGAGACGACACGATTGTTGATGAGAATCATCGGTATTATAGATGAGTTGGAGAGGAACTCTGTGGTGGGGTTGTGTGTAGATAAAACATGTCTGGGAAGGGACACATTCATTTCCATTAATTCTTTAGATACATttgcttctttttgtttttttgtggaTTTGGAAGGGATGGACTCCGATCATCTCTCTGTAATCCCAGAAGAACATAGAAGCTGTTTTTCTCCGTCAATTTTGTTCCCTCCTAAATAAGGGACTTGATGTAATGTGTTCGAaattttaagttctcatttttggaaatatcaTTATCATTGATTATGTAGTGCTCACATTTCATGCATTCTCTATGTAATGTTAATAAGATGCCTCTTGTTATTACCAGGATACCTAAATTGTGTGACATGTTTTTAGCCTACACAATGAGTCAGTTCTACTTGTTCAGTGTTCCAAAACTTGTTCGAGCTCCGGTgtgttttgtaaatgaataaGCCTGAGCCAAACTTTTAGGATCTTTCTGATAGGGAGCCGAGTTCCAGTAACCCAGATGCCGGAGTCGCAGAATCAGTCTGCAGCAGGATGTGTTGGGATAAATATAACATGGTTCTATTTACTTGGATGTTGTTTCATGATCTGCTCTTCAATGAACCTTTTCAgagcttttttggttttttggcaaACGGGAGATGAGAGAACCATGGGACATTTCTCAGTTAgaaatgtttttttcttcttatttttctttttgtcttccGTAAAGGCCTTCAAATGTGTTTTCCACCTTTTCCACCACATCTCCGGTCTCATTTAAGAATGGtttttccgtttctatttttCCTCTTTGAAGAACGACATAGGAGTCACCTgtgcccccttttttttttttgattggcaataaatttattaaagaaaacTTGTCAAACGATACATCAAGTTGGAGGAGAGAGGAAGGAAATTGaaccaaaaattgatgaaataaAAACCCGAAGGaacaaagcccaaaacaccaAGGGGCCAAGAACTCGCAATCCTCTAGTAGTCTCAGATGTGTTTTTGAAAGCAAAGTGTCattgaaaaataagtttttctcactTGGTGGCATAGGATTGATTTAATTCCATCAGAGCATCTTTAGACTCAAAATTTCCATCAAAAATATGCTTTGCTACTTCACACTTTGCTATTCTTTCGGATAAAGGCAGACTGCTGAGCCCACTCTGGCTCAGCCGCTCCACCCAGGGTGCGAGCCACATTCTTAGCCCAATACACTTACACCACCAGGgggaagagagagggaagaaGCTGCAGCATTTTTTTGCAGTGCATGTGAACTCTTGAATTATTACGTACTACTGTACTTTGCTGCGCTTTTCATGCTTTGGTATTGTAATTGTGTGCTTTCAATAGATTCTTCTAATACATACTAGTAATTACCTATTGTAGTAGGATTTGGTATTCGAGGGATTCTACTCATATGTCAAATctgaagagagaggaaaaaaagttAGTGTTTCAAGGGTCTATTGAATCACACTTCAAAACATGActacaaattttttgaatttcttgatATTTGAGGATTCTGATAGAGATATGCTCTACCAATGCAGGATTGACAGGAAGCATGACGACCTGAAGACATTAGCCGGTAGCGATTAGTCCAAAAAGCACTTGCAAAACtgaaaatttagagagagagagagagagagagagagagagagagagagagagagtcagaaatctcgtgtggaaAGAACCGCTCATCGCACCCAATGAAAGATGCTGCGTTCTCGATTACGATTTTCATCATTCTTCTCTCAATCAACAGTCAAATCATCTCCACTACAGTTTCCTATGGGACTATTTGTATAAGCAAAGCTCTTTTCAAACTTCTAagtaaatttgaaaaaaaaaaaaccaaaaaaaaaaccatggaaGAAACTCAATGAAGCTGGCGCTGCTGCTGTGAGGAGCTGAGTGTTGGCGGGGGTGGTTTATAATATAGATTGGCCGTGAGAAAGCGGTGATTTGTGATGGTGCCCTAATATAACTCTGCAAGCCCAAATCTCTTGTCAAGCCCAGCCCGGCCCACTTTTACCAACAAATATATTGTTAAATGCGTGGGGTTTAGCTCTCCACCGGCCCACTTCTaccaacaaattttttattttatgaaagaTTTTTGAAGCGACCCATCGTGTTGTTTGGAGATTTGGTTTCCAAATTTATTTTCGGGTCTCCAAAAAATGGAGACTATGCCTTCATTTTGGAGATTAAATCTCTAAAAATGACGCTCGGTCGCTTTAAGATTctccaaaaaagtacaaaaaaaattgaagaaaaacaaaattaaattataaaatctccacTCAATATATGTCACatccattttctattttggagaaatacagatggattggagatgctcttagaattacactaatttttattatgattGTGGAGAAATTCAAGCGAGAGAAAATCAATTTAGTTTCGAATAGAATTCCCCATCTAGAGTTTATTCTCTTGGACAAAGAGTAAAAATTCACACTTCTTATACAAAATGATAATGGATCCGTTTGCTACCACTTTAATATAATCTAACTCATATCGCTATGTACTTCTGTGGTACTCCTTATTACCGTCAATCTAGACATTAGTTTTTATTAAGCTATTTTACAACATCCTTAGCCAAACAGCTTCAATTATTATTACTCAAACTTACAAAATTTGTACTAAACATgtctataatttttaaatttttttgaattatttaattaaaaaaatcctAATTTAGAAAATTTAACTTACAACTAGTGACACGGAGCCATTTCTGGTCCTCTGGACATAGGATACAGAGAAAATTCGGCTAGGGTGAATAGGTGAAGTCGAAACTAATTACGTGCCGATTCTGTAATTTCCAAAATATATCAGGTTAATTCTGTATTTTGCACATTCGGCTAGGGTATAAAATACCAACTAGGGTTTTTGCACGATACCGGAATAGGCAGTCAGTCGCCGCAAGAGGAGctcaggttctctctctctctctctctctctctctctctctctctctctctccatttctatTAGATCGTTTCATTGACGATAGTGTTTGTTGCCATGTCGTTATGATCCATACTTCTCAAACTTTATCACGGTTTGTTCTCCAGTTCTTTCCGATAACCTGCTAACAAATGCTTCTGAACATGCATTTGCATGGAGTTAAATGTCCAGATTTTTACTTGATTGGAATCAGATTTGACTGTTCATTTCTGTCGAATTGGGGCTTTCGTACTTAAGTTGTGGAGTGTTTTAGGTAGGATTGTTTCCCTGCTGATTTGTTCAATGATCAGTTCTTTTCCATTTACAGAGTGAAGGAGGAGAAGGATGTCTCACAGGAAGTTCGAGCACCCCAGGCATGGATCCCTTGGATTTCTCCCGAGGAAGCGTGCTGCTCGCCACAGGGGAAAAGGTACGGTTGGTTTTTTCTACAACCATGTTTGTGCTTTGAAGGCAACAAGTGTACGTTTTGTTTCATTCATGCAAGTTTCCCATTTAGATCATCTTTCAAGGTTTGAGTGACTCATTTTATGGATGGGTTGTGCAATTTTCAACTGCAGAGTGGGGCAAGATGTTGTATGCTGCAAGTTATAGAAATGCTGCAAAATTGATATTAGTTTTGGCTTTGCACAAGTTTTTGTTAATATATACCTTTTAGGTACAACTTGACAACTTATCAAGGTCAATTTTTATTGTCGAGTTGCTCATTTCTCCATAATGCAACTGTTCATGATTTCGATTGGCAAGGTTATTTGATTTCATCAGTGTTCTTGTGAGTTTGTTGAAATTTGGATAGCTTGTCCTTGGCCTTATATGTTGTAGTTAGTTTTTGTGGGAACATTCCTCTGTTTTTTAATCAATAAAGGCGCGAAATATCGTTAGCCTAATATGTTTGCTGTTGTCCTGGTTTTGCGCAGTGAAGGCTTTCCCAAAGGATGACCCAACCAAGCCTTGCAAGCTTACTGCTTTTCTTGGTTACAAGGCTGGGATGACCCATATTGTTAGGGAGGTTGAAAAACCTGGTTCAAGTAAGCAACTTCCTGCATAGCCTTTACTTAGCATATTAATTTGAACACTGTTTTTTCATATGGTTTATAATTGAATGAAAACCCACAGCAAACAATGCTCTATTAAGAAATAGAACTAGATAGCCACATGAAATTGCTCCTGGGTTTTGCCCTTTGGGTTAGACGACTATGATTTAATGCTCTACTGTTTTTGTTCACATAGTAGTTTGTTGTGCTTGATTTTATCCCCTGTGAAAATTGATGACCTTTTAATTGTTGCACTTGGAACATTTGGCTTTCGTGTAATTTTTCGGGTATTGGTCATTGCTTTTGATTTAGATTGTTTTGCGTCAATTAATTCAAGTCAAGTAGAAATGGCTTTTTACTCGGTTGGTTACCTATCCGGCCAAAGTATAgctattttgtttttctagGCTTTTCTCTTCTTATTATAGTTATTGCAACCCTAATTGTGTTTGTTTTCCTAGAGCTTCACAAGAAGGAAACATGTGAGGCTGTGACCATTATTGAGACTCCTCCGATGGTCATTGTTGGGGTGGTTGGTTATGTGAAGACACCTCGCGGTCTCCGTTCTCTGAACACTGTATGGGCTCAGCATCTGAGCGAGGAGGTGAAAAGGAGATTCTACAAGAACTGGTGCAAGTCCAAGAAGAAGGCTTTTACAAAATATTCCAAGAAGTACGAGACTGATGAAGGGAAGAAAGATATCCAATCACAgcttgagaaaatgaaaaaatatgcaTCTGTTATACGGGTTTTGGCTCACACCCAGGTACTTAATGTGTGACATTCAAAGTTGTGCCAACACCGTCCTGGCTTGCTACTGCAAACTTGTTTTTATCTTCTTGCTTTCTCACTTTCAGTCTAATCTAACTGTTGTCACTCAAGTGCTCATAATTTTGGGCTACTACTTGAGCTCTTGATGCCTGTGCCCGATATGATATTATTCCCTATTAAGAGTTGACTGCAACCAACTTATTCCAAAAAAAGGATAAATTGAATTGAATTCAGTCATGCAATGTTAGGAAATAGGTATTAGGAGCTTCATGCCTATTTgtcttcaaatttcaaacgTTCTTGTTTTGTGTTGATTAAAATTCTGATGTCTTGCTTTGACATCTGCCTGAAATTGCTTCAGTTGCTCCTTTTTGCTGTAGCATTACCTGAGACACTTAGATTGCAATATGCTCATTGTGATTGTGGTTTTCAGATAAGGAAAATGAAGGGACTGAAGCAGAAAAAGGCACACCTGATGGAGATTCAGGTCAACGGTGGGACTGTTGCTCAGAAAGTGGATTACGCTTATAACTTCTTTGAGAAGCAAGTTCCCGTGGATGCTGTTTTCCAGAAGGATGAGATGATTGACATCATAGGTGTGACAAAGGGTAAAGGTTATGAAGGTGTTGTCACTCGTTGGGGTGTCACCCGCCTTCCACGTAAGACTCACAGGGGTCTGCGCAAAGTGGCTTGTATTGGAGCATGGCATCCTGCCAGAGTGTCATTCACTGTTGCCAGAGCTGGTCAGAACGGATATCATCACAGAACTGAAATGAACAAGAAGATCTACAAGCTTGGAAAGTCTGGACAGGAGTCCCACTCTGCCATCACTGAGTTTGACAGGTCAGTTGTTCTGGTAGGGAATCGGTTAGAGTTTTGTGACTTGTTCTTAAGAAAAATTTTCAGAAACTTGATTGGTTGATGGTTTTGAagcttttcttcatttttggcACCATTTCACACTTAATGAATCATGAAAGTGATGACTACTTCGATTTCGAATGCAATTCTGAAAGTATtaggcaaaaatttattttggaggTTGCACTTTTTAGAATTTGGTTTCTACATTCCTTTTTCAAACTACACGGAAAACATGCCCGGTTGatgatttcaatatttttaaaaagtaccCATTTTTTGAGTAGACTCCAGAAAGATTCTTCGGCTAAAAATGAATAACAGATAAGAATGATGCcttctttcatttcaaaattctttttccCGAATGTTCTATGCAACTATGAATCTGGAAACTGCAACCAAACATTAGAGAACTTTTGTCAAGTTATCTGTTTTTGTGGGTGCATGATAGTAGCTGTTCATCGACTTCATACATTCAAGTGTACTTGCTTGATTTCATGTCAAGGTGATAAGATTTGGTAGATGCAAACGGATGTCATTCATTTGTTTGTGCTTGCTATCCAGTTTTAATTTGGAATTTGGTTGCAGTTCTGTTTTATTCTTGGCCGATGTAGTaacttttttctccaatttgaatttgaatcagAACTGAGAAAGATATAACTCCTATGGGTGGCTTTCCTCACTATGGTGTGGTAAAGGATGACTATTTGATGATCAAAGGATGCTGCGTCGGCCCGAAAAAGAGGGTTGTCACGCTTCGTGGAACTCTGGTTGGACAGACCTCTCGAGTGGCCCTCGAGGATATTAAGATTAAGTTCATCGACACATCCTCAAAGTTCGGACATGGACGTTTCCAGAATGAAGAAGAGAAACAGAAGTTCTATGGACGCATGAAGGCGTAAACAACACAAATCTTCTGCGGGACTACTGCAAGTTACcctttttatgtttgttttatttatcGGAAGTGCTGAGGACTTAAACAGCTTAAACCGGAAGTTTTGTTTTGTCAAGAGATCTTTGGGCACattatttggttttgttttaattttaattttggattttgttagtCCAGTTCTGTGTTTTCAGGTTTTTGGTGTGATTTGCCAGTATGTTATTCATGCTACTCGTAGTTTGTCTCCAAATATTTTGGCATCTTGTTCGTATTCCATGTGAAGTTCTTAAGACTCATTTTATGTAGATCTCTAGAGAGATGCATAAATACATTTGCTTGTtggaatgggtttttttttttttttttttttgacgatcGTTGGAATGGTTTGAAAGACCATAGGCCGCGTTTACAATGTCAGTGCCATCAAATTACGAGGGAGTCTACGAGCCAAAAAACATACGGGAGAGGAGGAATTGAGGTTAAGAGCGAATGGAAATTGAGAACATTATAGAGTCCAAGGTGACTCAAGAAGTGAAGCTGTTGATGTCATGTTCTCCAACTTCTAATGTAATCACGTGAAACCGAGTGGATCTCAATTGTAAAAACATTTGCCAAATGGATCTCATTTACTTCCATTGTATGAGCAAGCGCCAAAATAACAAATGGCCATGCGCAGGAGaagaaaatatttgaacaaAGAGAGGGTGGAATGGGAGGGTGGGGGGAAAGTATGCTCATGCTCCGTATCCCGATTAAGCTGTAAACTTTTACACATTAATTCGCTTCCAGTTCGGTGAATCTCCTTGGATAAATAAAGATCATAGCGATAGATCGCCACAATCGTCAGAATTCTCCCTATATTCCTATCCGATGTGATTTATCGTGGATATCGGTTTGATTAGGGAATAGGATGATGCTATgatgtctccggtcattttagAAACACGGTAATTTTTTGCaaaacttcaccattatgagtataattAAAActagcataacagaacccaaacaaggtatgatcaaggaatatccaaaaaatcaatcaaggtATAATGGTTCTGTTAtacttgtaatggattttggttatactcataatgggtTTTGGTCATATtcataatgattttttttatgacaaagTTACGGTGTTTCCAAAATGATCGGGGACACCAAAGTCATTCCCTAGGGAATATATATCCGGGTTATGATTTATCATGCATATTCCTATCCGATATAGAAATACCCACGGTAAATCGGTAAACCATATTGGATCCGATATCCACGGTAAATCATATCGAATTGATAAGGGACCATATCTCCAaaaatgcctataaataggcCCATCCTACTAAAAAAGAGACGACATATCTTCAAATGCAGATTAAAATCATTTAAATTTCATTTACTTATCTCAAATAAATACCGACTTAAGTATCGGAGGGATGTTAGCGGACACCAAACTTGAGTGAAATTTTGGGTCAAAAACTTTATTTGATTAAGTCTTCTCCAACACAATATCCATTTCCAAGTCAAAACCCTAATGTATCTAAACTCTACTACATTGCCACCATTACAGAACTTGTAAGAAAAGTAGGGCCGTTGACTGCAAAATGACGCAATTGAAGCCGATAGTTTCTCATTCCCACCTGGACAGCATCCCGTCCTCCGCCGCCGGGAAATTCAAAGCGGACAaatcctcctcctcaacctcaaCCTACATTCACCGTCTCCGGTTCAACTCCTCCCTCCAAAAGCTGACCCTCTGGTCTTTCCTCTTCCTGGTCGccgtcctcttcttcttcctcctatCCCCGCCGTCACCTCCACCGCCTCGCCGGAAGAATCTCCAGAGCACTACTCCATGGGGCGGATCGGACTGGGAGAGGCGGGTCCGGTCTTCGGCCCGCGTCCGATCCAAGACCGGCCTGTCGGTACTGGTCACCGGCGCGGCGGGGTTTGTCGGGACCCACGTCTCGATCGCGTTGAAGCGGCGCGGCGACGGCGTTCTGGGGCTCGACAATTTCAACACCTACTACGACGTTGCCCTCAAAGAGTCGCGCAAGAGCCTACTCGATCGTACGGGAGTGTTCGTCGTGGAGGGGGACATTAACGACGGCGTTTTGCTCCGGAAGCTGTTTGATGTTGTGGCTTTCACTCACGTGATGCACCTCGCTGCGCAAGCGGGAGTGAGGTACTGATGCTGGGCTTAATTTCGCAATTTCATGATTATATAAGTATGTCATTTTGGAGTCGAAATTATGTTTCTACAAATCATGCGAtctttaaaaaagagagaaagactAAAATAGGCAGCTTTGAATTGTTTAGTTTTATTGATTTGCGTTGATTTGGTTTCTCTATTTTGGCTGACAATAATTAGGTTGGTTTATGAGGTTGTGGCCATTATGGCAGAGGAGTTTTGCTGGATTAGATCAATATCCTGCCAATAAAAATGCgaataaaattagaaaatctTAAATTTACGCTTGCATCAGGTACGCAATGCAGAATCCAAATTCGTACATTCACAGCAACATTGCAGGGTTTGTGAGCCTACTTG
This region includes:
- the LOC131306501 gene encoding large ribosomal subunit protein uL3, with protein sequence MSHRKFEHPRHGSLGFLPRKRAARHRGKVKAFPKDDPTKPCKLTAFLGYKAGMTHIVREVEKPGSKLHKKETCEAVTIIETPPMVIVGVVGYVKTPRGLRSLNTVWAQHLSEEVKRRFYKNWCKSKKKAFTKYSKKYETDEGKKDIQSQLEKMKKYASVIRVLAHTQIRKMKGLKQKKAHLMEIQVNGGTVAQKVDYAYNFFEKQVPVDAVFQKDEMIDIIGVTKGKGYEGVVTRWGVTRLPRKTHRGLRKVACIGAWHPARVSFTVARAGQNGYHHRTEMNKKIYKLGKSGQESHSAITEFDRTEKDITPMGGFPHYGVVKDDYLMIKGCCVGPKKRVVTLRGTLVGQTSRVALEDIKIKFIDTSSKFGHGRFQNEEEKQKFYGRMKA